A stretch of the Planctomycetota bacterium genome encodes the following:
- a CDS encoding DUF2306 domain-containing protein, whose amino-acid sequence MAPIVRVPARGRAAARRFSFAIMAAGSVGVAGYAIYAYGFRPLGSLVHPDMRAAFEANRLAVYAHIFGAMVTLLLGPWQFLPAIRRRWRAAHRWMGRAYLGLGVLVGGGAGLILSFSAFGGLPSRIGFATLAVAFLLTGAAALSAILDRDAVAHRRWMVRNFALALAAVTLRIQLGLGAASGIPFEVYYPWLAWTSWLPNLVAAEVFLWWRSHRAHHATLSTTA is encoded by the coding sequence ATGGCTCCCATCGTGCGGGTCCCGGCGCGCGGGCGTGCGGCGGCCCGTAGGTTTTCGTTCGCCATCATGGCCGCCGGCTCGGTCGGCGTCGCGGGCTACGCCATCTACGCCTACGGCTTCCGTCCGCTCGGCTCGCTCGTACACCCCGACATGCGGGCCGCGTTCGAGGCCAACCGCCTCGCCGTCTACGCGCACATCTTCGGCGCGATGGTCACGCTGCTGCTCGGCCCCTGGCAGTTCCTGCCCGCCATCCGCCGCCGCTGGCGCGCCGCGCACCGATGGATGGGCCGGGCCTACCTCGGCTTGGGCGTGCTCGTCGGCGGCGGCGCCGGCCTGATCCTCTCCTTTAGCGCCTTCGGCGGATTGCCGAGCCGGATCGGCTTCGCGACGCTCGCCGTTGCCTTCCTGCTGACGGGCGCGGCCGCCCTCAGCGCGATCCTCGATCGCGACGCCGTCGCGCACCGCCGCTGGATGGTCCGCAACTTCGCGCTCGCACTCGCCGCGGTCACCCTCCGCATCCAACTCGGACTGGGCGCCGCCTCCGGCATCCCCTTCGAGGTCTACTACCCGTGGCTGGCGTGGACCAGTTGGCTGCCCAACCTCGTCGCCGCGGAAGTGTTCCTGTGGTGGAGGAGCCACCGGGCGCACCACGCAACGCTGTCCACAACCGCGTGA